GCGACAACATCCCTCCCGTACCGGAGCGCCCGCATGTGCGCGACTGGTAACCTCCCGTTCCGGGTTTTGAGCCCCAACGGGGCGGCAGAGAATAGCCCAGGCCGTAAGCCCTGGGCGAACTCCCTCTGGCGAGTCGCCGTCCTGGTCGCTCTCGCCCTTTCTCCCCTCTCGGCTCCCGCCCAGGACGCCCCCCCGCCCTCGGTCGAGAACCTGCTCCCCATCGAGCGGCAGACGCCGCACTTCTACAACGCTATCGCCACTGGTCCGTCGGGCGTCGCAGTGAGTTGGGAAGTGACCCCGGCGACCGTCCCGCGGGGCGGCGACATGACCCTCACGCTCGCCGTCCGCAACGCGGCCAACCCGCAGGAACTCGCCCGGCCCGACCTGAGCCAGATCAACGCCTTCACGCAACGATTCCAGATTCTTCCGGCGCCTCCCCCGGCCGCGGTCCCGTCGACCGCGCGGGAGGTGAAATTCGTCTACCACGTCCGGCCCGTGTCGGTCGACGTGAAGGACGTGCCGGCGCTGAAATACGTCTACTACCAGCCGGCGTCTCGCGAAGGAAAGCGATTCCCGACCACCTACGCCCGGGAAGTCCCGATCACCGTCACCGTGCCGCCCCCGCCGCCGGCCGCGGTCGTCACCGCGCCCCCAGTTCCGGTCGAGGCCCCGGAAGAATTCTTCGTATGGAAGGACTTCAGCACGACGTGGACTCTGCGACCGGCGCGGTTCTCGTGGCTGGCGCCGGTAGCGGTCGTGCCGTTCGTCGTCGGGCTGTGGGTCGCGGGCTGGCGGTGGCTTTTCCCGGACGCGGCGCGGCTGGCCAAACTCCGCCGCCACCGGGCCGTGCGGGCCGCGCTCGGCGCCTTGAAAAAAGCCCGTTCGGCCGCCGACCCCGCCGGCGCGGCGGGAGCCGCCCTGCGGACCTATCTCGCCACCCGGTACGGGATGTTTCCGGGCGCGCAGACGCCGGCCGAGGTCCGCGCCGCGCTGGACGAAGTGGCGTTCCCGGCCGAGCGCGCGGCGGACGCCGAATCGTTCCTCCGCGCGTGCGACGCCACCCGGTTCGCCCAGGAAATCGGCCCGAGCGTGGCCCTGACCATTGAGGCGGAGAAGTTGATCGTGACGTGGGAAGGGGTGCGGGAATGAGCCGGCGCCTGCTGCCCCTGTTGGTCGCCGGGGTACTGGTGTCGCCGGCGTTCGCCCAACCGCTGACGGTGCCGACCGCTCCGAAACTCCGTGATCCGATCGCGTCGTTTAACAAAGGCGTCGAAAACCGCCTCGACGCAGCCCGGGCGCGGCCCGAATTCGCGGACGCCGCGGCGGACATTGAGGACATCTGGCGGAAAGAGGAACGGGCCCGGACGCCCGAATTCGCGCTGGCCCGAGGTCGCGCACAGTTCCTGGCCGGGGATCTGCCCCGGGCGATCCGCGCGTTCCGCGACGGCCTCGCCATCGCGCCCTACGACGCGGACCTCCAACACGGGTTGGCCGCCTGCCGGGCGGCGGTCGCGTACCCGGCCGAGGCCGATCCCGCCGCCCGCGTCCGCCCGGACCCGACGACCGCCCTCTGCAACCGCGTCACGCAGACCGACTTGCTCGTCGCGTCGGTCGTCGCTTCGCTCCTGCTCGCTGTCGGCCTCGCGCGGCGGTTCACGACCCGCGACGAGTGGGCGGTGCCGGTCGCCGCGGTCGGAGTGGTCGGACTGGCGCTGGTCGCGGCCGTCGCGTGGCAGATCGAGCGCGAGCGGCAGCGCGACCGCGAGCGGACGGTGCTGGTGGTCAAGGCCGACGCGGTTCTGCGCACCGGCAACGGACTCTCTTTCCCGCCGCGGATCGACGCCCCGCTCCCACGGGGGGCGGAAGTACGGGCGCTGGGACATCGCGGTGGCTGGGTGCAAGTCGAACTGCCGGGCGGGGCTGTCGGTTGGGTACCTGAGGCGGCCGTGTTGAACGTGACGGAGTAGACCGTTGTCGGGCACGTCATTATGTGCCGGTTTTGCCGCGGGAAGCGACGGCACGCAATCGCGTGCCCGACAACGATCTGCCACCGGTGCCGCCCTCCGGCCGCCCTCCCGACCCGCACAGTCGCCCCGAAGTCCGCGCTTTTCCCGACCCTAACTCAGTGAATTTTCATCCCGGGTCACGTAAATTATGAAAGACTCGATCTCGGCCTACCTCCGCCCGCGAACACCGACATGATGCTCATTGACGCGCTCTGCGACCGCGGGTTGCTGTCCAAAGAAGACCGCGGGCGGGCGACCGACGCTCTGACCGCCAGCCCGGGTAAGCCGCCGCACTTCGCACTGCTCGAAAAAGGGTTCATCAAGGAAGAGCCGCTCTACACCGTCCTCGCCGACGAGTTCGGCATGGACTTCGTCGACCTGGCGAAGATCAACGTCGACCCGGCCGCCCTCGTCGGCATCCCCCAGCGACTCGTCCACCGCCGGAACCTGATGCCACTGTCCCGCGAAAACGGGTCCCTCGTCGTCGCCACAGGCGATCCCTACGACCCGAACGCCATCGACGAGCTACAAACCGTCACCGGTTTGCACATCCGCCCCGTCCTCGGCAGCCCGCGGGAAATCTCCCGCCTGCTCAAGCAGCACTTCGGCGTCGGCGGCGACACCGTCACCGCCCTGATGGAGGAGCAGAAGAAAGAAGAGATCGAGCTGCTGGAGGACATCGAGGCCGACGATAGCGAAATGGCCAAGCAGGCCCAGGAGGCCTCGGTCGTCAAGCTGGTGAACCAGATCCTGGTCGAAGCCGCGAACGAGCGGGCGAGCGACATCCACGTCGAACACGAGGAAGGCGGCGTCATCCGCATCCGGTACCGGATCGACGGCCTGCTCCAGGAGCAGAAGCTGCCGCCCGAGATCAACCGCTTCCAGGCGGCGATCGTCAGCCGCCTCAAGATCATGGCCCGCTTGAACATCGCCGAAAAACGGCTGCCCCAGGACGGCCGGATCAAGATGCGGGTGTCCGGCCGCGAAATCGACGTCCGGGTGTCGATCATCCCGATGGTCCACGGGGAAGGGATCGTCATGCGGTTGCTCGACAAGGGCCGCATGGTGTTCAACCTCAAGAGCATCGGCTTCCTGCCCGAGATCGACAAGAAGTTCCGCCAGCTGATCGACCGCCCGCACGGCATCGTGATCGTCACCGGCCCGACCGGGTCCGGGAAGTCGACGACCCTCTACTCGGCTCTGAACGAGGTGAAGGACGAGTCGACCAAGATCATCACCGTGGAAGACCCGGTCGAATACCAACAGCCGGGCATCTGCCAGATTCAGACGCACGCGAAGATCGGCCTGACCTTCGCGGCCGCCCTGCGGAGCATCCTGCGGCACGACCCGGACGTCGTGCTGATCGGGGAAATGCGGGACAAGGAAACCAGCGAGGCGGCCATCCAGGCGTCGCTGACCGGGCACATGGTGTTCAGCACGCTGCACACGAACGACGCCCCGAGTGCGTTCACACGCCTCATCGACATGGGCGTCGAGCCATTCCTGGTCGCGTCCACGGTCGAAGGGATCATGGCCCAGCGGCTGGTGCGGACCATTTGCCCGGACTGCAAAACGCAGTATCCCCCGCTCTCCGAAGACGTTCCGCCCGACTTCCCGAAGAAGCACCACGAGGCCGCGGGCGCCCACGTGAACGGCACGCCGCCCGAGGTGTTGATGCTGCACAAGGGAGCCGGGTGCCGTGCGTGTCGCCAGTCCGGCTACCGCGGCCGGACCGGCATCCACGAACTGCTCATCAACAGCGACGCCATCCGGGACATGGTCGTCCAGCGGGTAAATGCCAGCGTCATCCGGACGATCGCGACCAAGGCCGGGATGACGACCCTCCGCCAGGACGGCTGGCTCAAAGTTCTGAACGGCAGCACCACGATCGACGAAGTCGGCCGCGTAACCGCGGGCGACATCGTCCAGTAGTGGGGCGAGTGAGGCCCAAGCGTGCAGGAAGTGCCATCGCCAGAAGATCGTCTTCTTGGGGGGTTACTCGTCGGACCGACCCACTGGGAAGCGGTTGCCGAGGAGGCGGTGGTAGGCCTCGAAGCGCGGAACTTCGGAACCGAGCCCAACCGGATCTTGTTCGAGACCATTTTGAGTCTCCGCCGAGACGGCATTCGGGTCGACTTGGTTAGCGTTCACAATCGTCTCCGACAGGAAGGACGACGCGATGAGGCCGGTGGTGCTGGGCGATTAGCCGACCTATGGATGAGCGCTTGCAGTCCGGAGGATTTGCTCAGATTGGCCGCCGGGATTCGGGGCACCTACCCGGAGTCGGCTCTGCGGACGCCCGAGAAGTTCACGCAAATAACGGTGCCGCCGGTGTGTGAGGCACCCGTTTTGGATGTGTCTTTTGAATTCGGGGCGAACGTCTCGAATTTTGACAATGGCTGAATTCTGAGGTAGCCGGGTTGGACCTTCTTGAAGTGGGTCATGGAGCGAGAGGGGCAGCCCGGGTGAGTAAAGTCTTGCGGTTCTTGCGATGGTACGACTCCGCCAACGAGACGATCGTCGGTGAAGTCGAATTGCGCGGGGTGGACCTGCCGACATTGCAACAACTTGTGGGCGCGCCACCAGCCGACCTGCTGTACGACTGCTGGCCTATCCCGCACGCGCGACTGCCCGAGTTGGCTGCGTTTGTTGAGGTGCCCATCGCGTCGGAGCGACGGGCTTACTTTCTGGAAGCAAACACAGAATCGTGACCTGGGGACCGGCGGGACGGAAGACGTTGTCTTCTTTTACTTTATTCTCAACTGGTTGCCATGCCTGACTTTACCTATACCGCGCTCGCCAAGTCGGGCTTGAAGAGCACCGGGACACTCACCGCGGGCAGCGAGCGGGAAGCCGCCGCGGTCCTCGACTCCCGCGGGCTCTTCCCACTGCAGATCTCGACCGCCCGCGAGGCCGGTGGCGGCCGGTTCCAGAAAGGCGTCAGCGGCCGCGACCTCGCCACCTTCTACGGCCAGCTCGCGGACTTGCTCCACTCCGGCGTGCCCCTGCTCCGCGCACTGGAACTGCTCGAACGCCAGAGCCCGAACAAGCGGCTCCAGGGCGTCCTCCGCGAAGTCCGCCTGAAAGTCGCGGACGGGACCGGGCTCGCCCAGGCGATGGCCCTCTACCCGAAAGCGTTCGACGAACTGGCCGTCAGCATGGTCCGGGCCGGCCAGGAAGGCGGGTTCCTCGAAGACGTACTCAAGCGGATCGCGGTGTTCGTCGAACACCAGAACGACATGAAGTCGAAGGTGATCGGGTCGCTAGCGTACCCGATCTTTCTCGGCTTCGCCGGGTTCGCGGTGGTGAACATCCTGGTGATCTTCTTCGTTCCGAAGTTCGAGCAGATCTTCATCAAGATGAAGGCCAACGGCGAACTGCCGATCCTGACGCAAGGGTTGCTCGGCCTGAGCCACTTCATGCAGTCGTGGAAAGGCATGCTGGCGGCCGTCCTCGTCGTCACCGCCGTCGTTTGGTTCCGCCGCTGGACGAGGGGGGCGGGGCGAACGTGGGCGGACGGAATGAAACTCCGCATCCCGTTATTCGGCAAGGTGTTCCTCAGCCTCTCGTTGTCCCGGTTTACGCGCATTTTGGGAACGATGTTGCACAACGGTATCCCGATCCTGCGGGCGCTGACGATCGCCAAAGACTCGACCGGCAACCGCGTCCTCGCGGCCGCCATTGAGCAGTCCGCGGAGAACATCACCGCCGGTCAAAAGCTCGCCGACCCGTTCCGCAAGTGTAAATACTTCCCGACCGACGTGGTCGAGATGATCGCGATCGCCGAGGAAGCGAACAGCCTGGAAAAGGTTCTGATCGACATCGCGGACAGCCTGGAGAAGCGCACCGGGCGGAATCTGGACCTGATGGTCAAACTGCTCGAACCGATCATGCTACTGACGATGGCACTCGCTGTTCTTCTCGTCGTACTCGGGCTGCTGATGCCGGTGTTCAACCTGGGGAGTACGGTCGGCGGCGAAGGGGGATAAAGGCGAGCGGGGTGGCCATCTGCCCAACGAGAAGCCAAAACATCTTGAGCGAACCGCTCGCAACGCGGTACGCTCAAGATGTTTTGGTCATTCGCGTCTTGCGGAGGCGTGTGCCTGCCGACGGCAAAAGCAGAGTGGATTGGCTATGATTAACAAGGTCTCGATCCGTAACTACAAGTGCCTCCGGGACGTTCAAATCGAGCTGGAGCGGTTCACCGTTTTCGTTGGCCCCAACGCTTCGGGCAAGTCGAGTATCCTGCAGGCGATTGACGTTCTGTGCCGAGCATTTCGTTCGCAAAATTTGAATGTTGACGGCGAATTAGTTCAAGCAATGAGTCGTGGGTCGAAAGATTCGATTGAGTTGGCTGCTGTGGCTGGAGGCCAATGGTATAGGTACCGTACCCGTTCCACGGCTACCCAAATCCCTCATTTGGGACCCCCAAAAAAATGGCTTGGGGAAGGGCGGGGGATTGCGTCCAACTTGGATTCAAACGATTGGAAACAGTGGAACGTCGGCCCAAGTGGCGGCAATCCGTTGCCGCTGTCGGCTTTACTCCGTTTGGAAGCATCCAAGCTTATTCAACCTTACCCTGCCGTCAACGCCAACAGTACAGATATGGCATCAGACGGAACTGGCCTGCATTCCGCTTTGGCGAATATGGCGCTGAACGACCCAGATTCCTGGCAGCAATTGCAGACCGACCTACGGCGGATTATTCCCACTATTCGTCGACTGAGGCACACTAAGGCTGCCATTAATCAGCACGCTGCTCTTCTGTTCGACACGCTGGGTGCTGATTCCCTACCCGCCAATCAAGTAAGCGAGGGCACATTGCTCGTTCTCGGTCTTCTGACCGCGCTCCACGCCCCGGACCGTCCGAGCCTCGTCCTGCTCGATGACCTGGATCGCGGTCTCCACCCCAGAGCCCAGAAGGAGTTGATCTCGCTGCTGCGGGGCTTGTTGGACACGAACCCCGATCTGCAAATCATCGCCACTACGCACTCGCCTTACATGCTCGATTGCATGGAGACGAACGAAGTCCGCATGACGTTCCTCCGCGACGACGGGGCCACGGTGTGCGCCGATCTTGTCAGTCATCCCAAATTTGAGAAATGGAAGGACGAGATGACGCCCGGCGAGATGTGGAGCCTGTTCGGGGAGAAGTGGCTCGTCGAGCAAGGGGCCGCTCCATGAGTCTGCGCTTCGCCGTCGTTTACGAAGCCGAAGCAGATTTCAGGACAGCCGCCGAACTGGCAGACCGGGTATTGGTAGAAAGCATCGACTGGCTGGAAGACGAACACCTCGTTCACCTGCGGGAATGGGTGGCCGAACTGACCGGCGGTCGGCGGCTGATGTGGAAAGCCATCAAGCAACAGGCCAAAGACGCCGGCATTCGGATGCACGGGCATTTTGACGGCGAACCGGGACTGGCGGACGCGGCTGCTGCCCGGCGAGCCATTCTTTATCTCTTGACGCAAGAGCCAGCCGTACAAGCCATTGTGCTGATTCGAGATCAGGACGATCAACCGGAGCGGCGGACGGGTTTGGAACAGGCACGGGCGCAAGACCGGAGCGGGATTCCGATCATCGTGGGGCTGGCAGTCGTGGAGAGAGAATGTTGGGTCATCAACGGGTTCGAACCGCAAGATGATGCCGAGTCAGAACGTATGGAAGCTGAGAGAAGGACTTTGGGATTCGATCCCCGGTTGCGAAGTCATGAACTCACCGCTTGCAAGGATGACGGCGCTACCCGCAGTCCCAAGCGCGTCTTGCAAAAGCTGACCGACGGCGATTTCCAACGGGAACGATGCTGCTGGACGGACACCGCGTTGGAAATTCTACGGGAGCGAGGGGTTGAGAACGGGCTTGTCGCCTACCTGCATGAGGTTCGCGACAAACTTGCACCTCTGATCGGTCACGTTTCCAGACAATGAACATGGGCAACGAGAGCGGGGGATCAGCCGTCTGATTTCGCCATATCATCAGTTTTGAAAGCTAGTTGCATTCGCTGAAGCGACACGAAAGAGGGCCCGTGGATGTCCGCCGGGGAAACCGCCCGGTCGTCTCGCACAGACTCTCTGGCGGTTACCCGCAATAAACCCTCTTGCGAGTGAAATTTCCCGCGGTAAGATGTCGGTCCCGCCGCCCAGCACACCTTCCTCATTTTCTCTCACCGCCTATTAACTCCCCCCAGCTTATAGTTTCCTGTAAGGACATCGCCGCGTAAGGAGTTTCCCATGATCGTTCGCCAAACTGCACGCCGCCTGCCGGCCCGCACGCGATCCGCGTTCACGCTGCTCGAAGTGCTCGTCGTCGTGGCCATCCTCGTGATCCTCGCCAGCGTCTCGACGTTTGCCACCGTCAGCTATCTGGAACGGGCCAAGCGGAGCGAGGCCAACCTCAAGATGCAAAAAGTCGAAACGGCCGCGAAAGCGTTTTACACGCAATACAGTTACTGGCCGTCGTCGCCACAGGATCTGGTTCAGATGGGGCCGGATGGTACCGCCCCGTTCCTCGAAGGTGGCGCCAGCGCGATTTCCGACCCGTGGGGCGCGCCGTTTACGCTCGCGGAAGAACAAGATTCGACGGGGTCCATCCGCGTAAGAATCTATTCGTCTGGCAGCGGAAACCAAATGGCGTGGCCTCTTAGATAACCCCCGTAATAAACCCGTCCCCGCGAGCACGTTCCTCCCGCACCGCACGAGGTTGTCATGACGATCGCCCGCCGCCCACACCAGGTTCGTCGCGGTTACACGCTGGTCGAGCTGTTGGCCGTGATGGCGATCAGCATCATTCTGGGCGCCGTCTCGCTCCCGACCCTTCGCGCCTACACCCGGGACAGTAAAGTAAAAGCCGGGGCCGACACCTTCCGCGCCCGGATCGCCGACGCGCGGTCCGCGGCGGTCGGACAGGGCCGGGCGTACCGGGTCGCCCTGTCGCCGGACGGGTCGCAGGTCAAGGTCGAGCCGGACGACCTCGACACCGTCGGGACCACGCCCGTCGACACGAACGACGCCGACACGCCGGTGATCATTGAGGAAGGGATGCCCGAACACGTGACCGTCGAGCCGGTCGTGGACGACGGCACCCAGCAGGTGACCGACCAGTCCGGGTGGGTCCGCGTGGCGACGTTCCTACCGGACGGGACGTGCCGCGAAGACCACGCCATCGTTCGTATCCGCGAACCCGGCCAGTCGCCGATCGCGATCCGCATCCGCGGGCTGACCGGCACCGTGGCCCATGCGACCGGCCAATAGAACCGGGGGATGACCCGTGATCATTTCCGCGCGGTTCGGGCCGGCCCACAGGCGCCGCCGGCCCGGTCTCTCGCTCCTCGAAGTCCTCCTCGCGCTCACCATTTTCCTCCTCTCCTTGGCTGCGATCGGCGGGTTGGTCGACTACGGGGCCGCCCGCGGCACCGCCGCCCAGACCCAGGCCATGGGCGTCCGCCTCGCACAGTCCAAGCTCGCCGAGGTCGAAGCCGGCTCCCTGCCGGTGTCGTCCGGCGGCTCCGGCACGTTCGACGAAGACCCGAACTGGAACTGGTCCGTCGAACCCGGCGACATGGTCGCTACCAACGTCTACTCGGTCACGGTCCGGGCGTGGCGGGAGATCGGCGGCCAGAAGCACGAGGTGTCGCTGACCCAGATGATCTTCGACCCCACGATGATGGGGAACGCGACCGCCGCCCAGCCCCCGGCAACAAGCAGTACTGGTACAACCTCGAGCGGGTCGTCGTCCGGGTCCGGCACGACGACCGGCGGGAGTGGGTCATGATCGCCGCCCGACGCACCCGCCCCGGCCGCACCCGGCCGGGGTACACGCTTTTGGAGCTGCTGCTCGCCAGCGCGATCGCGCTCGTGGTGCTGGCCGCGGTCTACGCCGCCCTGAACATCACCCTCCTCCGCATGGACCGGAGCCGCGACCAGATCGCGACGAGCGACCTGTCCCGCGCGGTGGTCAACCGGATGACGGTCGACCTGACCGCCGTCCTCGGCCCGCTGCCCCCGAATTCCGGCGGCGCCAACGCCCCGACCAACACCGGCAGCGGCGCATCGGGGTCGTCGTCATCGGGGTCGAGTTCGTCGGGCTCTTCGTCGTCTGGTTCCTCAGGCTCGTCCGGGTCGTCGGGTTCGAGTTCATCGGGCTCCTCCTCCTCCGGATCATCGGGCTCGTCGGGCTCTTCCTCATCCGGGACGACGACCATGTCCTCGACCGGGCTGGGCTCGACATCCTCGTCGTCCAGCAGCACGTCGTCCACGACCACGGCCGTCGACCCGGACATGCCGTTCGCGGCCGGGGTCGTCGGCACGGACACGCAACTCACGGTGTACGTGAGCCGCGTGCCGACGGCGCTGACGGACCTGGAAGCGTACAATTCGTCGTTGAGCAGCGGCGTCCCCCTGCCGGCCGACCTGGCCCGGGTGACGTACTACCTGGCGGACGACGGGAGCGGGCTCTGCCGCCAGGAGCGGCCGTGGATCACGGCGGACGGCATCGGGAACATCACCGACCCGGACTACACGACCGAGTCGACGGACGTGATCGCCCCGGAAGTGAACAACGT
The Fimbriiglobus ruber genome window above contains:
- a CDS encoding AAA family ATPase; the protein is MINKVSIRNYKCLRDVQIELERFTVFVGPNASGKSSILQAIDVLCRAFRSQNLNVDGELVQAMSRGSKDSIELAAVAGGQWYRYRTRSTATQIPHLGPPKKWLGEGRGIASNLDSNDWKQWNVGPSGGNPLPLSALLRLEASKLIQPYPAVNANSTDMASDGTGLHSALANMALNDPDSWQQLQTDLRRIIPTIRRLRHTKAAINQHAALLFDTLGADSLPANQVSEGTLLVLGLLTALHAPDRPSLVLLDDLDRGLHPRAQKELISLLRGLLDTNPDLQIIATTHSPYMLDCMETNEVRMTFLRDDGATVCADLVSHPKFEKWKDEMTPGEMWSLFGEKWLVEQGAAP
- a CDS encoding GspE/PulE family protein, encoding MMLIDALCDRGLLSKEDRGRATDALTASPGKPPHFALLEKGFIKEEPLYTVLADEFGMDFVDLAKINVDPAALVGIPQRLVHRRNLMPLSRENGSLVVATGDPYDPNAIDELQTVTGLHIRPVLGSPREISRLLKQHFGVGGDTVTALMEEQKKEEIELLEDIEADDSEMAKQAQEASVVKLVNQILVEAANERASDIHVEHEEGGVIRIRYRIDGLLQEQKLPPEINRFQAAIVSRLKIMARLNIAEKRLPQDGRIKMRVSGREIDVRVSIIPMVHGEGIVMRLLDKGRMVFNLKSIGFLPEIDKKFRQLIDRPHGIVIVTGPTGSGKSTTLYSALNEVKDESTKIITVEDPVEYQQPGICQIQTHAKIGLTFAAALRSILRHDPDVVLIGEMRDKETSEAAIQASLTGHMVFSTLHTNDAPSAFTRLIDMGVEPFLVASTVEGIMAQRLVRTICPDCKTQYPPLSEDVPPDFPKKHHEAAGAHVNGTPPEVLMLHKGAGCRACRQSGYRGRTGIHELLINSDAIRDMVVQRVNASVIRTIATKAGMTTLRQDGWLKVLNGSTTIDEVGRVTAGDIVQ
- a CDS encoding pilus assembly FimT family protein, which produces MTIARRPHQVRRGYTLVELLAVMAISIILGAVSLPTLRAYTRDSKVKAGADTFRARIADARSAAVGQGRAYRVALSPDGSQVKVEPDDLDTVGTTPVDTNDADTPVIIEEGMPEHVTVEPVVDDGTQQVTDQSGWVRVATFLPDGTCREDHAIVRIREPGQSPIAIRIRGLTGTVAHATGQ
- a CDS encoding prepilin-type N-terminal cleavage/methylation domain-containing protein, whose protein sequence is MIVRQTARRLPARTRSAFTLLEVLVVVAILVILASVSTFATVSYLERAKRSEANLKMQKVETAAKAFYTQYSYWPSSPQDLVQMGPDGTAPFLEGGASAISDPWGAPFTLAEEQDSTGSIRVRIYSSGSGNQMAWPLR
- a CDS encoding type II secretion system F family protein; this translates as MPDFTYTALAKSGLKSTGTLTAGSEREAAAVLDSRGLFPLQISTAREAGGGRFQKGVSGRDLATFYGQLADLLHSGVPLLRALELLERQSPNKRLQGVLREVRLKVADGTGLAQAMALYPKAFDELAVSMVRAGQEGGFLEDVLKRIAVFVEHQNDMKSKVIGSLAYPIFLGFAGFAVVNILVIFFVPKFEQIFIKMKANGELPILTQGLLGLSHFMQSWKGMLAAVLVVTAVVWFRRWTRGAGRTWADGMKLRIPLFGKVFLSLSLSRFTRILGTMLHNGIPILRALTIAKDSTGNRVLAAAIEQSAENITAGQKLADPFRKCKYFPTDVVEMIAIAEEANSLEKVLIDIADSLEKRTGRNLDLMVKLLEPIMLLTMALAVLLVVLGLLMPVFNLGSTVGGEGG
- a CDS encoding prepilin-type N-terminal cleavage/methylation domain-containing protein, producing MIAARRTRPGRTRPGYTLLELLLASAIALVVLAAVYAALNITLLRMDRSRDQIATSDLSRAVVNRMTVDLTAVLGPLPPNSGGANAPTNTGSGASGSSSSGSSSSGSSSSGSSGSSGSSGSSSSGSSSSGSSGSSGSSSSGTTTMSSTGLGSTSSSSSSTSSTTTAVDPDMPFAAGVVGTDTQLTVYVSRVPTALTDLEAYNSSLSSGVPLPADLARVTYYLADDGSGLCRQERPWITADGIGNITDPDYTTESTDVIAPEVNNVLFEYFDGIDWQTGWDGTQLSPDGVTLVGPPRAIRVTLTMSLRGGTVQKSVQHVFPVRAAIGTYTPATSGTGTTSGSTTTSGSSTTGGM
- a CDS encoding DnaB-like helicase N-terminal domain-containing protein translates to MPSPEDRLLGGLLVGPTHWEAVAEEAVVGLEARNFGTEPNRILFETILSLRRDGIRVDLVSVHNRLRQEGRRDEAGGAGRLADLWMSACSPEDLLRLAAGIRGTYPESALRTPEKFTQITVPPVCEAPVLDVSFEFGANVSNFDNG
- a CDS encoding SH3 domain-containing protein → MSRRLLPLLVAGVLVSPAFAQPLTVPTAPKLRDPIASFNKGVENRLDAARARPEFADAAADIEDIWRKEERARTPEFALARGRAQFLAGDLPRAIRAFRDGLAIAPYDADLQHGLAACRAAVAYPAEADPAARVRPDPTTALCNRVTQTDLLVASVVASLLLAVGLARRFTTRDEWAVPVAAVGVVGLALVAAVAWQIERERQRDRERTVLVVKADAVLRTGNGLSFPPRIDAPLPRGAEVRALGHRGGWVQVELPGGAVGWVPEAAVLNVTE
- a CDS encoding prepilin-type N-terminal cleavage/methylation domain-containing protein, with amino-acid sequence MIISARFGPAHRRRRPGLSLLEVLLALTIFLLSLAAIGGLVDYGAARGTAAQTQAMGVRLAQSKLAEVEAGSLPVSSGGSGTFDEDPNWNWSVEPGDMVATNVYSVTVRAWREIGGQKHEVSLTQMIFDPTMMGNATAAQPPATSSTGTTSSGSSSGSGTTTGGSGS
- a CDS encoding DUF7683 domain-containing protein; this translates as MSKVLRFLRWYDSANETIVGEVELRGVDLPTLQQLVGAPPADLLYDCWPIPHARLPELAAFVEVPIASERRAYFLEANTES